Proteins encoded by one window of Puntigrus tetrazona isolate hp1 chromosome 25, ASM1883169v1, whole genome shotgun sequence:
- the hexa gene encoding beta-hexosaminidase subunit alpha isoform X1, which translates to MMSRARLCLLAAAVAVWLERADGVWPLPQQLHQSADRYGLSPRLFSFSYGRDSAAQTGCSVLDAAFKRYFSIIFPDFTTGSERALQTAPFVATVSVKTRGCDGYPDEDSDESYALSVSEGRAELRSVSVWGALRGLESFSQLVQQDDYGAYFINKTEMVDFPRFAFRGLLLDTSRHYLPLRAILNTLDAMAYSKLNVFHWHIVDDPSFPYQSRTFPDLSNKGAFHAFTHIYTQSDVMRVIEHARMRGIRVVPEFDSPGHTQSWGKGQPGLLTPCYKGSVPSGSFGPVDPTLDTTYRFMESLLKEVKFVFPDSYVHLGGDEVSFACWQSNPNVRKFMEKMGFGKDFTKLESFYMESIMNMTAALNKTSIVWQDVFDYRERPRSKYVVEVWKQGCYLCKMRRVTKAGLKVILAAPFYLDLPIPTHSWARFYNVRPLAFRVKASKRGARADERGRSAWRLRCLLLSQIPQDTVLEIWKGAKYQAELSRMTQAGHRVLLSAPWYINHISYGQDWRDSYAVRPQNFSGTDEQKKLVIGGEVAMWGEYVDATNLTPRLWPRACAAAERLWSNEEQTLNADLAFPRLADFRCQLVRRGFERSLSLLVTADMSSTTCNTLEDIYNI; encoded by the exons ATGATGTCCCGGGCGCGGTTGTGTTTACTAGCGGCGGCGGTCGCCGTGTGGCTGGAGCGGGCGGACGGGGTCTGGCCGCTGCCGCAGCAGCTCCATCAGTCCGCGGACAGGTACGGTCTGAGCCCGCGGCTCTTCTCCTTCTCTTACGGGAGGGACTCGGCTGCGCAGACGGGGTGCTCCGTCCTGGACGCCGCGTTCAAAAGATACTTCTCCATCATATTCCCGGACTTCACGACGGGATCAG AACGTGCGCTTCAGACTGCACCCTTTGTCGCGACGGTGAGCGTCAAAACCAGAGGATGTGACGGCTACCCTGACGAAGATTCAGATGAGAGCT ATGCTCTGAGTGTGTCGGAGGGCCGGGCTGAGCTGAGATCGGTGTCTGTATGGGGAGCTCTGAGAG GTCTGGAGTCCTTCAGTCAGCTCGTGCAGCAGGATGATTATGGCGCT TATTTTATCAACAAGACGGAGATGGTAGACTTCCCACGTTTTGCATTCAGAGGACTTTTACTGGACACTTCAAGGCATTATTTACCTCTCCGTGCTATTTTGAATACTCTG GACGCCATGGCCTACAGTAAATTGAATGTCTTTCACTGGCACATTGTGGATGATCCTTCTTTCCCGTATCAGAGCCGCACCTTTCCCGACCTCAGTAATAAG GGCGCTTTTCATGCGTTCACTCACATCTACACGCAGTCAGATGTGATGAGGGTGATTGAACATGCCAGAATGAGAGGCATTAGAGTCGTCCCTGAGTTTGACTCTCCTGGACACACTCAGTCATGGGGgaaag GACAGCCAGGCCTCTTGACTCCGTGTTACAAGGGCAGTGTGCCGTCCGGTTCATTCGGACCCGTCGATCCGACCCTAGACACTACTTACAGGTTCATGGAAAGCCTCTTGAAAGAGGTGAAGTTCGTCTTTCCTGACTCTTATGTTCATTTAGGAGGGGATGAGGTCAGTTTTGCCTGCTG GCAGTCGAATCCAAATGTGCGGAAGTTCATGGAAAAGATGGGCTTTGGGAAGGACTTTACTAAACTGGAATCGTTCTATATGGAGAG TATAATGAACATGACCGCCGCTCTCAACAAAACCTCCATTGTTTGGCAGGACGTGTTTGACTACCGTGAGCGG CCCAGATCTAAGTACGTGGTGGAGGTTTGGAAGCAGGGCTGTTACCTGTGCAAGATGCGCCGGGTGACCAAGGCGGGGTTAAAGGTCATCCTGGCGGCCCCTTTCTACCTCGACCTGCCGATACCTACTCACAGCTGGGCCCGTTTCTACAACGTGCGGCCCTTAGCCTTCAGGG TAAAAGCCTCAAAACGTGGCGCGCGTGCGGACGAACGAGGCAGGTCCGCTTGGCGTTTGAGGTGTCTGCTGCTGTCTCAGATTCCACAGGACACGGTTCTGGAGATCTGGAAGGGAGCGAAGTACCAGGCTGAGCTGAGCAGGATGACCCAGGCCGGGCACAGGGTCCTGCTCTCTGCCCCCTGGTACATCAACCACATCAGCTACGGCCAGGACTGGCGCGACTCCTACGCTGTGCGGCCCCAGAACTTCTCCG GCACAGACGAGCAAAAGAAGCTGGTGATTGGTGGAGAGGTGGCCATGTGGGGGGAGTATGTGGACGCCACCAATCTGACCCCGCGCCTGTG gccGAGAGCCTGTGCTGCAGCGGAGAGGTTGTGGAGTAATGAAGAACAAACCCTGAACGCAGACCTGGCCTTTCCACGTCTGGCTGATTTTCGCTGTCAACTCGTGAG gcGAGGATTCGAGCGGAGCCTCTCTTTGTTGGTCACTGCAGACATGAGTTCGACGACCTGTAACACTCTGgaagatatatataatatatag
- the hexa gene encoding beta-hexosaminidase subunit alpha isoform X3, which produces MMSRARLCLLAAAVAVWLERADGVWPLPQQLHQSADRYGLSPRLFSFSYGRDSAAQTGCSVLDAAFKRYFSIIFPDFTTGSERALQTAPFVATVSVKTRGCDGYPDEDSDESYALSVSEGRAELRSVSVWGALRGLESFSQLVQQDDYGAYFINKTEMVDFPRFAFRGLLLDTSRHYLPLRAILNTLDAMAYSKLNVFHWHIVDDPSFPYQSRTFPDLSNKGAFHAFTHIYTQSDVMRVIEHARMRGIRVVPEFDSPGHTQSWGKGQPGLLTPCYKGSVPSGSFGPVDPTLDTTYRFMESLLKEVKFVFPDSYVHLGGDEVSFACWQSNPNVRKFMEKMGFGKDFTKLESFYMESIMNMTAALNKTSIVWQDVFDYRERPRSKYVVEVWKQGCYLCKMRRVTKAGLKVILAAPFYLDLPIPTHSWARFYNVRPLAFRGTDEQKKLVIGGEVAMWGEYVDATNLTPRLWPRACAAAERLWSNEEQTLNADLAFPRLADFRCQLVRRGFERSLSLLVTADMSSTTCNTLEDIYNI; this is translated from the exons ATGATGTCCCGGGCGCGGTTGTGTTTACTAGCGGCGGCGGTCGCCGTGTGGCTGGAGCGGGCGGACGGGGTCTGGCCGCTGCCGCAGCAGCTCCATCAGTCCGCGGACAGGTACGGTCTGAGCCCGCGGCTCTTCTCCTTCTCTTACGGGAGGGACTCGGCTGCGCAGACGGGGTGCTCCGTCCTGGACGCCGCGTTCAAAAGATACTTCTCCATCATATTCCCGGACTTCACGACGGGATCAG AACGTGCGCTTCAGACTGCACCCTTTGTCGCGACGGTGAGCGTCAAAACCAGAGGATGTGACGGCTACCCTGACGAAGATTCAGATGAGAGCT ATGCTCTGAGTGTGTCGGAGGGCCGGGCTGAGCTGAGATCGGTGTCTGTATGGGGAGCTCTGAGAG GTCTGGAGTCCTTCAGTCAGCTCGTGCAGCAGGATGATTATGGCGCT TATTTTATCAACAAGACGGAGATGGTAGACTTCCCACGTTTTGCATTCAGAGGACTTTTACTGGACACTTCAAGGCATTATTTACCTCTCCGTGCTATTTTGAATACTCTG GACGCCATGGCCTACAGTAAATTGAATGTCTTTCACTGGCACATTGTGGATGATCCTTCTTTCCCGTATCAGAGCCGCACCTTTCCCGACCTCAGTAATAAG GGCGCTTTTCATGCGTTCACTCACATCTACACGCAGTCAGATGTGATGAGGGTGATTGAACATGCCAGAATGAGAGGCATTAGAGTCGTCCCTGAGTTTGACTCTCCTGGACACACTCAGTCATGGGGgaaag GACAGCCAGGCCTCTTGACTCCGTGTTACAAGGGCAGTGTGCCGTCCGGTTCATTCGGACCCGTCGATCCGACCCTAGACACTACTTACAGGTTCATGGAAAGCCTCTTGAAAGAGGTGAAGTTCGTCTTTCCTGACTCTTATGTTCATTTAGGAGGGGATGAGGTCAGTTTTGCCTGCTG GCAGTCGAATCCAAATGTGCGGAAGTTCATGGAAAAGATGGGCTTTGGGAAGGACTTTACTAAACTGGAATCGTTCTATATGGAGAG TATAATGAACATGACCGCCGCTCTCAACAAAACCTCCATTGTTTGGCAGGACGTGTTTGACTACCGTGAGCGG CCCAGATCTAAGTACGTGGTGGAGGTTTGGAAGCAGGGCTGTTACCTGTGCAAGATGCGCCGGGTGACCAAGGCGGGGTTAAAGGTCATCCTGGCGGCCCCTTTCTACCTCGACCTGCCGATACCTACTCACAGCTGGGCCCGTTTCTACAACGTGCGGCCCTTAGCCTTCAGGG GCACAGACGAGCAAAAGAAGCTGGTGATTGGTGGAGAGGTGGCCATGTGGGGGGAGTATGTGGACGCCACCAATCTGACCCCGCGCCTGTG gccGAGAGCCTGTGCTGCAGCGGAGAGGTTGTGGAGTAATGAAGAACAAACCCTGAACGCAGACCTGGCCTTTCCACGTCTGGCTGATTTTCGCTGTCAACTCGTGAG gcGAGGATTCGAGCGGAGCCTCTCTTTGTTGGTCACTGCAGACATGAGTTCGACGACCTGTAACACTCTGgaagatatatataatatatag
- the hexa gene encoding beta-hexosaminidase subunit alpha isoform X4, with product MMSRARLCLLAAAVAVWLERADGVWPLPQQLHQSADRYGLSPRLFSFSYGRDSAAQTGCSVLDAAFKRYFSIIFPDFTTGSERALQTAPFVATVSVKTRGCDGYPDEDSDESYALSVSEGRAELRSVSVWGALRGLESFSQLVQQDDYGAYFINKTEMVDFPRFAFRGLLLDTSRHYLPLRAILNTLDAMAYSKLNVFHWHIVDDPSFPYQSRTFPDLSNKGAFHAFTHIYTQSDVMRVIEHARMRGIRVVPEFDSPGHTQSWGKGQPGLLTPCYKGSVPSGSFGPVDPTLDTTYRFMESLLKEVKFVFPDSYVHLGGDEVSFACWQSNPNVRKFMEKMGFGKDFTKLESFYMESIMNMTAALNKTSIVWQDVFDYRERIPQDTVLEIWKGAKYQAELSRMTQAGHRVLLSAPWYINHISYGQDWRDSYAVRPQNFSGTDEQKKLVIGGEVAMWGEYVDATNLTPRLWPRACAAAERLWSNEEQTLNADLAFPRLADFRCQLVRIRAEPLFVGHCRHEFDDL from the exons ATGATGTCCCGGGCGCGGTTGTGTTTACTAGCGGCGGCGGTCGCCGTGTGGCTGGAGCGGGCGGACGGGGTCTGGCCGCTGCCGCAGCAGCTCCATCAGTCCGCGGACAGGTACGGTCTGAGCCCGCGGCTCTTCTCCTTCTCTTACGGGAGGGACTCGGCTGCGCAGACGGGGTGCTCCGTCCTGGACGCCGCGTTCAAAAGATACTTCTCCATCATATTCCCGGACTTCACGACGGGATCAG AACGTGCGCTTCAGACTGCACCCTTTGTCGCGACGGTGAGCGTCAAAACCAGAGGATGTGACGGCTACCCTGACGAAGATTCAGATGAGAGCT ATGCTCTGAGTGTGTCGGAGGGCCGGGCTGAGCTGAGATCGGTGTCTGTATGGGGAGCTCTGAGAG GTCTGGAGTCCTTCAGTCAGCTCGTGCAGCAGGATGATTATGGCGCT TATTTTATCAACAAGACGGAGATGGTAGACTTCCCACGTTTTGCATTCAGAGGACTTTTACTGGACACTTCAAGGCATTATTTACCTCTCCGTGCTATTTTGAATACTCTG GACGCCATGGCCTACAGTAAATTGAATGTCTTTCACTGGCACATTGTGGATGATCCTTCTTTCCCGTATCAGAGCCGCACCTTTCCCGACCTCAGTAATAAG GGCGCTTTTCATGCGTTCACTCACATCTACACGCAGTCAGATGTGATGAGGGTGATTGAACATGCCAGAATGAGAGGCATTAGAGTCGTCCCTGAGTTTGACTCTCCTGGACACACTCAGTCATGGGGgaaag GACAGCCAGGCCTCTTGACTCCGTGTTACAAGGGCAGTGTGCCGTCCGGTTCATTCGGACCCGTCGATCCGACCCTAGACACTACTTACAGGTTCATGGAAAGCCTCTTGAAAGAGGTGAAGTTCGTCTTTCCTGACTCTTATGTTCATTTAGGAGGGGATGAGGTCAGTTTTGCCTGCTG GCAGTCGAATCCAAATGTGCGGAAGTTCATGGAAAAGATGGGCTTTGGGAAGGACTTTACTAAACTGGAATCGTTCTATATGGAGAG TATAATGAACATGACCGCCGCTCTCAACAAAACCTCCATTGTTTGGCAGGACGTGTTTGACTACCGTGAGCGG ATTCCACAGGACACGGTTCTGGAGATCTGGAAGGGAGCGAAGTACCAGGCTGAGCTGAGCAGGATGACCCAGGCCGGGCACAGGGTCCTGCTCTCTGCCCCCTGGTACATCAACCACATCAGCTACGGCCAGGACTGGCGCGACTCCTACGCTGTGCGGCCCCAGAACTTCTCCG GCACAGACGAGCAAAAGAAGCTGGTGATTGGTGGAGAGGTGGCCATGTGGGGGGAGTATGTGGACGCCACCAATCTGACCCCGCGCCTGTG gccGAGAGCCTGTGCTGCAGCGGAGAGGTTGTGGAGTAATGAAGAACAAACCCTGAACGCAGACCTGGCCTTTCCACGTCTGGCTGATTTTCGCTGTCAACTCGTGAG GATTCGAGCGGAGCCTCTCTTTGTTGGTCACTGCAGACATGAGTTCGACGACCTGTAA
- the hexa gene encoding beta-hexosaminidase subunit alpha isoform X2: MMSRARLCLLAAAVAVWLERADGVWPLPQQLHQSADRYGLSPRLFSFSYGRDSAAQTGCSVLDAAFKRYFSIIFPDFTTGSERALQTAPFVATVSVKTRGCDGYPDEDSDESYALSVSEGRAELRSVSVWGALRGLESFSQLVQQDDYGAYFINKTEMVDFPRFAFRGLLLDTSRHYLPLRAILNTLDAMAYSKLNVFHWHIVDDPSFPYQSRTFPDLSNKGAFHAFTHIYTQSDVMRVIEHARMRGIRVVPEFDSPGHTQSWGKGQPGLLTPCYKGSVPSGSFGPVDPTLDTTYRFMESLLKEVKFVFPDSYVHLGGDEVSFACWQSNPNVRKFMEKMGFGKDFTKLESFYMESIMNMTAALNKTSIVWQDVFDYRERIPQDTVLEIWKGAKYQAELSRMTQAGHRVLLSAPWYINHISYGQDWRDSYAVRPQNFSGTDEQKKLVIGGEVAMWGEYVDATNLTPRLWPRACAAAERLWSNEEQTLNADLAFPRLADFRCQLVRRGFERSLSLLVTADMSSTTCNTLEDIYNI; this comes from the exons ATGATGTCCCGGGCGCGGTTGTGTTTACTAGCGGCGGCGGTCGCCGTGTGGCTGGAGCGGGCGGACGGGGTCTGGCCGCTGCCGCAGCAGCTCCATCAGTCCGCGGACAGGTACGGTCTGAGCCCGCGGCTCTTCTCCTTCTCTTACGGGAGGGACTCGGCTGCGCAGACGGGGTGCTCCGTCCTGGACGCCGCGTTCAAAAGATACTTCTCCATCATATTCCCGGACTTCACGACGGGATCAG AACGTGCGCTTCAGACTGCACCCTTTGTCGCGACGGTGAGCGTCAAAACCAGAGGATGTGACGGCTACCCTGACGAAGATTCAGATGAGAGCT ATGCTCTGAGTGTGTCGGAGGGCCGGGCTGAGCTGAGATCGGTGTCTGTATGGGGAGCTCTGAGAG GTCTGGAGTCCTTCAGTCAGCTCGTGCAGCAGGATGATTATGGCGCT TATTTTATCAACAAGACGGAGATGGTAGACTTCCCACGTTTTGCATTCAGAGGACTTTTACTGGACACTTCAAGGCATTATTTACCTCTCCGTGCTATTTTGAATACTCTG GACGCCATGGCCTACAGTAAATTGAATGTCTTTCACTGGCACATTGTGGATGATCCTTCTTTCCCGTATCAGAGCCGCACCTTTCCCGACCTCAGTAATAAG GGCGCTTTTCATGCGTTCACTCACATCTACACGCAGTCAGATGTGATGAGGGTGATTGAACATGCCAGAATGAGAGGCATTAGAGTCGTCCCTGAGTTTGACTCTCCTGGACACACTCAGTCATGGGGgaaag GACAGCCAGGCCTCTTGACTCCGTGTTACAAGGGCAGTGTGCCGTCCGGTTCATTCGGACCCGTCGATCCGACCCTAGACACTACTTACAGGTTCATGGAAAGCCTCTTGAAAGAGGTGAAGTTCGTCTTTCCTGACTCTTATGTTCATTTAGGAGGGGATGAGGTCAGTTTTGCCTGCTG GCAGTCGAATCCAAATGTGCGGAAGTTCATGGAAAAGATGGGCTTTGGGAAGGACTTTACTAAACTGGAATCGTTCTATATGGAGAG TATAATGAACATGACCGCCGCTCTCAACAAAACCTCCATTGTTTGGCAGGACGTGTTTGACTACCGTGAGCGG ATTCCACAGGACACGGTTCTGGAGATCTGGAAGGGAGCGAAGTACCAGGCTGAGCTGAGCAGGATGACCCAGGCCGGGCACAGGGTCCTGCTCTCTGCCCCCTGGTACATCAACCACATCAGCTACGGCCAGGACTGGCGCGACTCCTACGCTGTGCGGCCCCAGAACTTCTCCG GCACAGACGAGCAAAAGAAGCTGGTGATTGGTGGAGAGGTGGCCATGTGGGGGGAGTATGTGGACGCCACCAATCTGACCCCGCGCCTGTG gccGAGAGCCTGTGCTGCAGCGGAGAGGTTGTGGAGTAATGAAGAACAAACCCTGAACGCAGACCTGGCCTTTCCACGTCTGGCTGATTTTCGCTGTCAACTCGTGAG gcGAGGATTCGAGCGGAGCCTCTCTTTGTTGGTCACTGCAGACATGAGTTCGACGACCTGTAACACTCTGgaagatatatataatatatag